GCCTCCCGCAAAAAAAATGGAAGTCCTCCCGATGCTTTCCAAACACATCAAATTTGACGGGGAAGTTTTCTCCGTCGTCTGGAAATTGAAGAGCGGCGGAAAACATCCGGGCATTACTTCATTGCAGATCTTCAGCCGCTATCTGACTGCGGTCCAAAGTGTTACGGATGCCGTGGACCTCTGGCTGCAGCGCGCGGGAACAAAATAAAGAGAGCTTAAAGGAGACAATAATGAAAAAAGGCTTACTGATAGTGCTGGGAATTGTAGTGGTAATAGGGCTGTGGGCGGGTTCGGTCTATAACAAACTTGTAAACCGTTCCGAGGCCGTGCCGGCGGCGTGGAGCCAGGTGCAGACCGTTCTTCAGCGGCGCTATGACCTTATACCCAACCTGGTCAACACGGTAAAGGGCTATGCGAAACATGAAAAAGACCTTCTGACCGAGGTGACAAGACTTAGAAGCCAATGGGGCGAAGCCAAAAACCAGAGCCAGCAGATCGCGGCGGCTAACGGGCTGGAATCCGCGTTAAGCAAACTGATGGTGGTGGTTGAGCAGTATCCCCAGCTTAAAGCCAATGAGAATTTTATCAGGCTGCAGGACGAGCTTGCCGGCACCGAGAACCGCATTTCGGTGGAAAGAATGCGCTATAACGAAACGGTGAACTCCTACAATGTCACGGTGAGGGGTTTCCCGACGAATATGGTGGCGGGGATGTTCGGCTTTAAGAAAGCCGAGAATTATTTCGCGGGCGATAAATCAGCGCAGCAGGCGCCCCAGGTCCAGTTTTAAGCTTGTCGGAATTTGCCGGGTGCCGCTGTTCCGGGCGCCCGGTTCGTTCGCCCTTGCGGCATGATCTGCGGCGTACAGTTGCCCGATGGCGGTAAAAAGTGTAGTATAGGGGAAACTGAAATCCCCCGGAGTTTAAAATGCCCAGCACAAAAAAACCGCCTTACAAAATAGCTCTCATTTCCACCCACGGCACCGGAAAGACCACCCTATGCTATGAGGTGGCGGCGGAGCTGAAGAAACGCGGCCTCAAAGTTAAGGTTTTTTCGGAGATGGCGGCTGCCGCCTTCGAACAGGGCATACCCATAAACGAAACCACCACCCTGCCGGCCCAGCTGTACATAATGATGCAGCATATCACCGAGGAGCTGCGCGCCGTGATACGCAATTATCAGGTGGTGGTATGCGACCGCAGCGTTTTCGACAATCTGGCCTACATGGAACGGCGCTGCGGAAGCAACCAGTTCATCCGGGATTTTCTGAAGGGCTACACCGAAAAGTTCCCATATGACGTCATCTATAAGCTGCCGATGACGGGCGAGCTTATGGATGACGGCATACGCGACGCGCAGAGCCGGGAATTTCAGGAGGATATTTACAACCGTCTCAACGCCTTGCTGGAAGAACTCGCAATAGAGCACCGGACGCTCCCGGCGCCCAGAACCGAGCTGCGCAAGGAGTGGGCGGACCTGATAGTGCGCGAGACCCTGGAAGCATTGGTCCGCCCCGCGCCTTCCGCCAAAGAAAAAGCCGCCGTCTGAATACCGCCTGCCCCAGCCTGAATCTCTGCGTGTTATGACTCTCACCGTATTCTTCGGCTTTGTATCTATCATAATGATGGCGCTTTCACGCGTTATCTATCTGACATCTATTTTTAAAGGAAAAACCAAGCCTCATGCGTTTTCCTGGCTCATCTGGGCAACGATCTCAAGCATAGGATTCGCGGCGCAGGTTGCCGAAGGCGCAGGCCCCGGTTCGTGGGCGAGGGGATTCAGCGCGGCCACCTGCTGCATACTGGTGGTTTTGGGCTATTTTAAAGGCGAAAAGAATATCACCAGGAGCGACTGGACCACTTTGGCGGTCGCTATGACCACCGTTCCTCTCTGGGTCATCACCAAAACGCCAGTCTGGTCGGTTATTATAGTCTGTATCATAGATACCATCGGCTATTTACCGACAGTAAGGAAGGCGTGGGACAAACCGTATGAAGAATCCGCCTCCAGCTATTTTATCGCAACGCTGTGCTCGTTCTTTTCGCTGTTCGCGATAGAGCATTACACCATCTCCACCTGGCTTTACCCGGCGCTGCTTGTGGTCTCCAACAGCGCGCTGGGAATTTTCCTGCTGGCCAGGCGCTGCAGCCTGACCGCCCAGCCGGCCCAATAACTCCCCGGCGAATAAGGGCAGGGAAATAGCGAAGGAAAAGCATTTAGGCGTTTACGCGTCCCCTGGCCTGGGGAAAAAGACAACTGGCGCTATCTCTTTTTTTGGGGGTTGTGGGAGTGTCGGGGTTAATGGTATTAATACCGTAGGTCAAGAGGGAGATATATGAAGAAGGAAGTCAAGCGTATACTAATTGTAGAGGACGAGGCTGATGTAGCCCTGGTGGTGACAAAGATCCTGGAAGGCCGCGACGTCCATATTTCCACCACCGGTTCCATCAAGGAGACGGAGGAACTGCTGGAGAAGGAAGCCTTCGACATAATAATTATGGACCGGATGCTCCCCGACGGCGACAGCGTGCAGATCTTTAAAAAGCTGAAAGAGTCGCCCGCGCTCAAGCTCCTCCCCGTGCTTATCCTGAGCGGCAAGGACCGCTTTGGCGAGCAGGCCGAAGGCCTGGACCTGGGCGCCGACGACTACATGACCAAGCCCTTCTCGCCGCAGGAACTAAGGATCCGCGTGGAAGCCCTGCTCCGCCGGGCCGAAAAGTTCGCTTCTTGAACGTTTGTGGTGTGCGGGATGGCGTTCACATAATAATATATTGTTGCTCCGCATCGATCAGTCTTCCAGGCTTCACATTGTAGTCCGAATCTGCGGGAAACTGCCCGGCAGTATAAAGCATGTGACAATATGACATTTGACTAAGTGACCGATTTAAACCGGGTTCTTGCCGCCGGGAAGAATATCTCCGGCGGTTTTGTTTTGCGGGGGCGGGGGGATTTATTGTTTAATTCGGATGTGCCGGCAGCTTTGCAAGGCTGGAGGAAAAATGGTGTATAAATTCAAGGTTAAAACTTCGGCGAAGTCGGAGATGGCCGATATAACCGGCGAGATCGAGGGGATAGTCCGGGAAAGTGGGTTGAAAAGCGGAATTTGCCACATCTTCGTCCCCCATACCACCTGCGGTCTGGCGATAAACGAAAACGCCGACCCGGACGTGAAGCGCGACATCATAGCCAAGCTGAATGAGAGCGTATCAGAGGATTTTCCCTACCGCCACTCCGAGGGTAATTCCCCGGCCCATATAAAATCGGTGCTGGTGGGGCCCTCGCTTACGGTTTTTATAGAGGACGGGGACCTTCAACTGGGAACCTGGCAGGGGATATATCTATGCGAATATGACGGCCCGCGCACCCGCGAGGTATGGGCAAAACTTATCAAAGCATAGGTGAAATCCCAAAGTTTTATCTCTCCCAATTTATGCTGTTTAGCGCTGGTTTGCGCCGCTTTTGGACACAGGATGATTCTGTTCTGGACAAACGCAATCAGAAATATTACACTAAAATTAAGGGTCCGGAGCTGCTAAGCTTCGGAGGTTTGGGATGGTCGGGCCGCCGTCCCAGGTAAACCGTGTCAGCAATTTGATTGCTCCGGTTCCCGGGACGTTTTTTTATAATCATGTGTTTTAGTCGGTCGTACTCTATAAAGTTCCTTTGTAAGGATTTGAGGTAATGACTCAAAAGAAAGTCCTGGTTCCGGCAAACGAGCCGCTCCTGTCGGGTCGGGAGGCGGAATATGTCTCCGATTGCGTCAGAACGGGCTGGATTTCAGGGGCAGGCGGTTATGTCGAGCGCTTTGAAAAAGAGTGGGCCGCTTATTGCGGCCGCCGTTATGGAGTGGCCGTAAGCAGTGGCACGGCCGCTCTTGAACTGGCCGTATCGGTCCTGGCTCTCCCCGCCGGCGGAGAGGTCCTGCTTCCCGCGTTCACCATTGTCAGCTGTCTGGAAGCCGTGCTTCGCAATGATCTGACCCCGGTCCTTGTCGATTGCGACCCCTTGACTTATTGTATGGATGTCGCGGATGCGCGCGGCAAGATAACCGCCCGGACCGTGGCGGTCATGCCGGTGCATCTTTACGGGCATCCGGTCGATATGGAGCCGCTGATAAAATTATGCGCCCGGCGCCGGCTGAAAATTATCGAGGACGCGGCGGAAGCGATAGGGGCGCAATGCCGTATCGGCGGCGAATGGCGGCGGTGCGGAAGCTTTGGCGATATGTCCGCCTTTTCCTTTTACGCCAATAAAAACATCACCTGCGGCGAAGGCGGCATGGTTCTGACCGACAATGCCGCCGCCGCCTCCGCGCTTCGTTCCCGGCGCGATCTTTGTTTCGGCGCTGACAGGCGTTATATTCATGCGGACCGCGGCTGGAGTTTCCGCATGACAAATATGCAGGCCTCCATAGGCTGCGCGCAGCTGGAAAGGATCGCGCGATTTCTGGAGCGCAAACGCGAGGTCGCGGCACTTTACAGCCGCGGCCTGTCGGGTCTGCCGTTATTTTTTCCCCATGTCGAGGCCTGGGCGCGGTCTTCGGTCTGGATGTACGCGATACGGCTGAAGGACAATGTCCCGTTCGACGCGCTGGAATTTTCCAGGCGCCTGGGCAGCGAAGGGGTGGATACCAGGCCTTTTTTCTTCGGGCTGCATATGCAGCCCTGTTACGGTAAAATCGGCCTTTTCGCGGGGCAGTCCTTTCCCGTTACGGAAGCCATACAATCCCGCGGGCTTCTGCTTCCCTCCGGACAGGCCATTACGGATGCCCAGGTCGCGTTTGTGATAGAAACTGTGCGCAAAACGCTTGGCAGCCGGCATAACCGGAGCCGCAAATGACCAAACCTCTGATCGAGAACATTGCCGACGGAGCTGAGCCGATAGCCCTGATCGTCCGCGCGGGACGAGGGAAGCCGGGAATACAATTTTTTACCCCTCCAAATTATTCCCAGCAGTTAGCGCGCATGAGGCACCCGGCGGGCAGGAAGATCGCCGCGCATACCCACAGGACCGATCTTGCTGAGAGGTTTCATGCGCCGCAGTTTTATACGCATGAGGTTCTTCTGATCCGCGAAGGCCGGGCAAGGGTGGAACTCTACACTTCAGGCCGCAAGCTGCTTTGCAGGCGCATTCTTTCCGCGGGGGATGTTATTATGCTATGCGGCGGCGGACACGCCCTGGAAATGCTTGAGGAGACATCTATTATTGAAATTAAACAGGGCCCCTACTCCGGGGACGGGGATAAGATCCATTTTAAACAGCCCGGGAAAAACAAATGAGCCGGGTATTCGGCGGATATGCGCGTTATTACGACCTGCTTTACCGGGATAAGGATTATGCGGGGGAGGCGGCTTATATCGGTAAGCTGTTCAAGCGGTTTGGCCCCGGTGTTAAAACCGTGATGGAATTCGGCTCCGGAACGGGCAGGCACGCTCTTTTTCTGGCGCGCAAGGGCTATGCCGTGTGCGGGGTGGAGCGAAGCGCGGGTATGCTGCGGCAGGCCGAAGCTCTGGTCCATCGCAAGAGAGCGGGACTGGCGCTCAAGGGCCGGGCCGTTCCGGAATTTATCAGGGAAGATATCCGCAGCGTGCGCCTTGGCCGCCGGTTTGACGCGGTGCTTGCCCTTTTTCATGTTGTGAGCTATCAAATCGCGGATAAGGACCTGCGTGCTGCGTTCATGACCGCGCGTGAGCATGTGCGCGAGGGCGGACTCTTTATTTTTGACGCCTGGCACGGCCCGGCTGTGCTCGCCGACCCGCCGGCCAGCCGCTCTAAAATTGCCGGCGACGCTCAACTGGAGGTTCTGAGGCGGGCGGAACCGGTCATTCATCCCGAGCGCGCGGTGGTCGAGGTGAAATATCATCTGCGCGTTAAATGGAAAGCCGCCGGGAAACGCGAAGAACTGCGGGAAACGCATTTTATGCGCTACCTGTTCGCCCCGGAGGTCGAAGGTCTAGCGAATGACTGCGGTTTTAAAATTTTACATTCCGGGCAATGGCTTACCGGCAGGCCGCTTGACGGCGGCGTTTGGAACGCCTGCTTTGTTTTAAGGGGCTGCTGAATATGCCGCCGGCCCGCGTAAGCGTTATTTTGCCGTGCCT
This region of Elusimicrobiota bacterium genomic DNA includes:
- a CDS encoding LemA family protein is translated as MKKGLLIVLGIVVVIGLWAGSVYNKLVNRSEAVPAAWSQVQTVLQRRYDLIPNLVNTVKGYAKHEKDLLTEVTRLRSQWGEAKNQSQQIAAANGLESALSKLMVVVEQYPQLKANENFIRLQDELAGTENRISVERMRYNETVNSYNVTVRGFPTNMVAGMFGFKKAENYFAGDKSAQQAPQVQF
- a CDS encoding AAA family ATPase, which produces MPSTKKPPYKIALISTHGTGKTTLCYEVAAELKKRGLKVKVFSEMAAAAFEQGIPINETTTLPAQLYIMMQHITEELRAVIRNYQVVVCDRSVFDNLAYMERRCGSNQFIRDFLKGYTEKFPYDVIYKLPMTGELMDDGIRDAQSREFQEDIYNRLNALLEELAIEHRTLPAPRTELRKEWADLIVRETLEALVRPAPSAKEKAAV
- a CDS encoding response regulator transcription factor, whose protein sequence is MKKEVKRILIVEDEADVALVVTKILEGRDVHISTTGSIKETEELLEKEAFDIIIMDRMLPDGDSVQIFKKLKESPALKLLPVLILSGKDRFGEQAEGLDLGADDYMTKPFSPQELRIRVEALLRRAEKFAS
- a CDS encoding secondary thiamine-phosphate synthase enzyme YjbQ — its product is MVYKFKVKTSAKSEMADITGEIEGIVRESGLKSGICHIFVPHTTCGLAINENADPDVKRDIIAKLNESVSEDFPYRHSEGNSPAHIKSVLVGPSLTVFIEDGDLQLGTWQGIYLCEYDGPRTREVWAKLIKA
- a CDS encoding DegT/DnrJ/EryC1/StrS family aminotransferase — its product is MTQKKVLVPANEPLLSGREAEYVSDCVRTGWISGAGGYVERFEKEWAAYCGRRYGVAVSSGTAALELAVSVLALPAGGEVLLPAFTIVSCLEAVLRNDLTPVLVDCDPLTYCMDVADARGKITARTVAVMPVHLYGHPVDMEPLIKLCARRRLKIIEDAAEAIGAQCRIGGEWRRCGSFGDMSAFSFYANKNITCGEGGMVLTDNAAAASALRSRRDLCFGADRRYIHADRGWSFRMTNMQASIGCAQLERIARFLERKREVAALYSRGLSGLPLFFPHVEAWARSSVWMYAIRLKDNVPFDALEFSRRLGSEGVDTRPFFFGLHMQPCYGKIGLFAGQSFPVTEAIQSRGLLLPSGQAITDAQVAFVIETVRKTLGSRHNRSRK
- a CDS encoding class I SAM-dependent methyltransferase, with amino-acid sequence MSRVFGGYARYYDLLYRDKDYAGEAAYIGKLFKRFGPGVKTVMEFGSGTGRHALFLARKGYAVCGVERSAGMLRQAEALVHRKRAGLALKGRAVPEFIREDIRSVRLGRRFDAVLALFHVVSYQIADKDLRAAFMTAREHVREGGLFIFDAWHGPAVLADPPASRSKIAGDAQLEVLRRAEPVIHPERAVVEVKYHLRVKWKAAGKREELRETHFMRYLFAPEVEGLANDCGFKILHSGQWLTGRPLDGGVWNACFVLRGC